The Marinobacter subterrani genome has a segment encoding these proteins:
- the arsC gene encoding arsenate reductase (glutaredoxin) (This arsenate reductase requires both glutathione and glutaredoxin to convert arsenate to arsenite, after which the efflux transporter formed by ArsA and ArsB can extrude the arsenite from the cell, providing resistance.): MTEPTRIFHNPRCSKSRQTLELLTERGIEPEIIRYLETPPTEQQLEDILAALELEPRDLMRTKEKEYKEQGLDDPDLRREQLIAAMVATPKLIERPIVLANGKAALGRPPENVLSIL; this comes from the coding sequence ATGACAGAACCAACCCGGATTTTCCACAACCCCCGTTGCTCAAAATCTCGCCAAACCCTTGAACTGCTTACCGAACGGGGTATTGAACCGGAGATTATACGCTACCTTGAAACGCCACCGACAGAGCAGCAGCTCGAGGATATTCTTGCAGCGCTGGAGCTCGAGCCCCGCGACCTGATGCGGACCAAAGAAAAAGAGTATAAGGAACAAGGCCTCGATGATCCGGATCTCAGGCGTGAACAGTTAATTGCCGCCATGGTTGCCACGCCAAAATTGATCGAGCGGCCGATTGTGCTCGCAAACGGAAAAGCAGCCCTTGGCAGACCGCCGGAAAACGTGCTTTCCATTCTCTGA
- a CDS encoding TlpA family protein disulfide reductase gives MQYPGLLRVRPQLVSRPLLAGGLLLLVMALAGCQKTELERADGTKLNWDSLRGQWVLVNYWAEWCKPCLEEIPELNAIDKAPDISVLGVNFDDVQGGALAELGEQMGIEYTMLADDPGPGFGWQLPVALPATFIVNPDGELVEARFGPQTEEGIRSLTGG, from the coding sequence GTGCAGTACCCTGGGTTGCTGCGTGTTCGTCCGCAGCTTGTGTCTCGGCCTTTGCTCGCTGGCGGCCTTTTGCTGCTGGTCATGGCCCTGGCCGGTTGCCAGAAAACTGAACTTGAACGGGCCGACGGTACCAAGCTGAACTGGGACAGCCTGCGGGGCCAGTGGGTGCTGGTGAACTACTGGGCGGAATGGTGCAAGCCGTGCCTGGAAGAAATCCCCGAGTTGAACGCTATCGACAAGGCGCCCGATATCTCGGTCCTGGGTGTCAATTTTGATGATGTGCAGGGCGGCGCACTGGCCGAATTGGGCGAACAGATGGGTATTGAATATACCATGCTGGCGGACGATCCCGGGCCCGGATTTGGCTGGCAGTTACCCGTGGCGCTGCCAGCGACATTCATCGTTAACCCGGACGGTGAGCTGGTGGAAGCCCGTTTCGGCCCGCAGACAGAAGAAGGCATCCGGTCGCTGACCGGCGGCTGA